DNA sequence from the Arcobacter sp. F155 genome:
TTTAATTCCTAAATCAGAATAATAAGAAGTTAACTCTTCTGCCATCTTTTTAGTTAATACGGTTACTAAAACTCTTTCATCCTTTTCAACCGTTTTTTTAATCTCATCATGTAGTTTCTCTACTTGATACTCACTATCTTCTATTTGAATAATTGGGTCTAAAAGCCCCGTTGGTCTAATAATCTGTTTTGCTACCACATCACTTTTTTCTATTTCAAGCTCAGCTGGTGTTGCAGATACAAAAAGATATGAAGAAGCTTTATTTATAAACTCATCAAATTTTAATGGTCTATTATCTAAAGCACTTGGTAATCTAAATCCATAATCAACAAGAACCTCTTTTCTACTTCTATCTGCTGCATGCATTCCTCTAAATTGAGGTAAAGAAACATGTGATTCATCAACAATTAGTAAGAAGTCTTTTCCTATTTGTTCAAAATAATCCATAAGTGAATAAGGAGTTTGTCCGGGTTTTAGTCCAGTTAAATGACGTGCATAGTTTTCAATTCCTTTACACATACCAGTACCTTCAATCATCTCTAAATCAAACTCAACTCTTTGTTTTAATCTTTGATACTCAACTAGCTTATCTTCTTTTGTAAAGTAATCAAGCCTTTCATCAAGCTCTTCTTCTATTTGCTTTACTGCTTTGCCTAAATTTTCACTTGTAACAACAAATGGATTAACTGAGTAAATAATAGCTTCTTCTAAAGACTTTGTTTTTTCATTTGTTAAGTATTCATGTTTTGTGATTGATTCTACTTCATCACCAAAGAACTCAACACGAATATACTCATCTTCAAAATAAGCAGGATAAATATCAATAACATCACCATTTACTCTAAAATCAGCCCTATCAAAAAATGAATCATTTCTTTTATATCCCATCTCTACAAGTTTAAGTAAAAACTCTCTTTGAGAATATTCAAAGCCTACTTCAATTCTTTGAACCATTGCTTTATATTCATTTGGATTACCTAAACCATAGTTAGCTGAAACTGAAGCAATAACAATAACATCATCAAAGCTAAGTAATGATGCTGTTGCACTAAGTCTTAATCTTTCTAATTCACTATTAATAGATGAATCTTTTTCTATAAAAAGGTCAGTTCTTGGAATATATGCTTCTGGTTGATAATAATCATAATAAGAGATAAAATATTCTACGTGATTGTTAGGAAAGAACTGTCTAAACTCAGAATATAACTGTGCAGCAAGAGTTTTATTATGAGTCATAATTAATGTTGGCTTTTGAGTTTTCTCAATTACCTTTGCCATAGTATAAGTTTTACCAGAACCAGTAACACCTTCTAATGTTGTATATCTATTTCCATCTAAAATTGATTTACTAATTGCATCAATTGCTACAGGCTGGTCACCTGCTGGTTCATATTCACTATTAACTTTAAATTGTGCGATAATATATCCTTTTAATAGTTTTTATAATTTGCCAAGAAGTAAAAAAGTATTGAGATATCTTTATTTGACCATAAATACTCTTTACATAAAGAGTCTTTATCTAAAGAAGTATCTACATGATTTTCATATTTTTTTATTAAACCCCTTACAAAGCTTTTCATATCATTTGCTGATGATTTAATTAAAAATGGATGAAAAATTGCATCTTGATTTGGAATAAAAAACTCTTGGTCTTGTTTATACATCATAAATAAAAAAGAAACCTGCCAAGTATGCCACTCTTTTTTATCTAATTCATTTAAGTCCATTTTTTTATAGTCAAAGATTTTATAAGACTCATATACTTTTTTAGTAATTCCTAAAACTTCTTTTTTAGACATTTTTTCAATTACATTTGGTAAATAAAGCTTCATTGTATTTGGCATATTTACTTTATGATAAGAAGTACTCATCTTATGCCTTTTCTTACTTTTTTTACCACCTTTATTTTGCATTATCAACATAATGATAATAACTAATAAAACTACAATGATTACAGATATAACCATAAGAAAAGTCATAATTGTACTTTCATTAATCATATATTTACTCCTGCAAATTCACCATCAAATAATACATACTGTTTAGAACAACATAATGATGGAATATTTATATAAGTTTGTTTTTCGCTTTTGAAAGTTTTACCTTGATGAAAATGTCCTTCAACAACTAAATCTGTTTTATAATTAGAAAGTCTTTTTTTAGCAAAAGAGTCAAAGTCATCAATCACACCACAAATATTTTTTTTAAGTAAAGAACTCTCTATTTTTTTAGAGATTACATTAGCAAAATCTATTAGATTTAAAAATACAAGTAAAGGTTTATTCCTAATAATTGTGCAATACAGATTATAATGCCACGGAGTAAAAATATCTCCATGGGACATAGCTATTGTTTTATCTTCAAAGATAAAGTTAACTGGTTGATTTTCTCTTTTAAATACTTTTACATTTGGAAATATATTTTGAAGATTGTAGTCATGATTTCCCTCTAAATAAAAAACCTCAATACTATTTGAGATTTGATTTATTAAATCAACAACTTTTTTATTTGTTTTTATAAAGTATTTACTTTCACCAGAAATAAAATCAATAATATCCCCCATCAAAAAAAGTTGTGATGGGTTCAATTGTTTATTTGCAATTTTTTCTAAAAGTGTTAATAGCTCTTGGTTTTTCTCGTTAAAATGAGAATCAGCTATAAAAATTGAATCTTTTTTTATACTATGGAACATAAGCTATTTTTGGAATTCCTTCTTCTTCATCTAATCCACACATTAAGTTTGCATTTACAACTGCTTGAGATGAAGCACCTCTTAATAGATTATCAATAGAAGAGTTTACAAATAGTGCTTTTCCATTTGTTTCGACAAAGATATCACAGAAGTTTGTTCCTGCTGTTGATTTTAAATCAACAGGAGTATTTCTAACTCTAACAAAAGGAGAGTCTTTATAAGCTTCTTCTAAAACTTTGTTTACATCAACATCTTCTTTTAGTGTTGCAAATACAGAAACTAACATTCCTCTTGTAATAGGTAGTAGATGTGGCACAAAATTGATTTGACAATCAACACCCTTTACTATTTTTACTTTCTCTTGAATTTCTGGCATATGTCTATGTTTAAAAGGATTATATGCATGGCAATTTTCATTTAAATGACCAAAATGAGTAACCTCTTTTAAACCTTTTCCAGCTCCACTCATTCCTGTTTTTGCATCAATAAAGATTTGTGCATTTGTGTCAATATAATCAATAAAAGGGAAAAGCGCTAAAAGTGCTGCTGTTGGGAAACATCCTGGGTTTGCAACTAGTTGTGAAGACTTTAACTCTTCTTTATAGTACTCAGGAAGTCCATAAACTGCATCTTTTATATGTTCTTTATCTTCATGTGGACAATAGTGCTCTTCATATGTTTCAAGCTCTAATCTATAATCAGCAGATAAATCAACAACCTTTACTCCAAGCTCTAAAAGCTCTTTTGCAAAAGACATAGAAGTTTTATGAGGAAGTGCTAAAAATGCTAAATCTGCAACTTTAGCTACCTCATTTGCATCTGCTTTTGAAACTTCAACATCAATAATATCTTTTAAACAAGGATGTAGTTCTTGAACATTTTGTTCCCCTGTAGAGTTTGCAATATAAGAGATATTAAATGTTGGATGATTAATAAGAATCTTAATTAACTCTAGTCCTGTATAACCACTTGCTCCAATAATTGCTACATTCATTATAGTTCTAGCTCCTTATATCCTACACTTAAAATTTCAAAAGATGTTTCACCACCTGGTAAAGTAGCAGTAAGTTCATCACCTTCTTGTTTTCCTAAAAGCTGTTTTGCTAATGGAGAGTTAAAAGAGATTAAACCTTTTTCGGCATTTGACTCTATTCCACCAACAATTGCATATGTAAACTCTTCATCTGTTTCTACATCTACTAATTCAACTGTTGAACCAAAACTCACTCTATCATGAGGTAAAGTTTCTGGGTCAATAATTACAGCCTTAGAGATAATTGAACCTAATTCACCAATTTGAGAATCTATAATTGCTAACTTATCTTTTGCAGCATGATATTCTGCATTTTCTTTTAGGTCACCTAGCTGTCTTGCCTCATCTAATGCAATCACTGTTTCAGGTCTTTCTTTATTTTTTAAAAAATCTAATTCACCTGTAATTTTTTCATATCCAACTCTTGTCATTGGCTCTTTATCCATGATAAGGCTCCTATTATATTATTGTTTTATTTTCATATTAATTTGATATAATATCGAAATTTTTATAAAAGAGTAGATATGCAAGAATACGATAGAACCATAAAATTATTTGGTGAAGAAAATTTTGAAAAAATTAAAAATGCGAAAGTTATTTTATTAGGTGTAGGAGGAGTTGGAAGCTTTGCTTTAGACTCACTATATAACACAGGTTTAACAAACATTACAATTGTTGATTTTGATACTTATGAAGAATCAAATATGAATAGACAATTAGGAAGTCATGGTAATGTTGGAAGAGTTAAAGTTGATGCTTTAAAAGAGAGATATCCAAAGGTTGAAGCAATTCATGCAAAAATAACCCCTGAGTGGATAGACAATTTTGATTTTTCATCTTACGACTACATTTTAGATGCAATTGATGATGTTGCTCCAAAAGTTCATTTAATCCAAAGATACTTTACAAAAATCATTAGTACAAGTGGTGGTGCAAAAAGGTTTGATCCAAGTAAAATTGAATACAAATCAATCTGGGACACCTACAATGACCCATTTATTAGAAAAATTAGAACTGAACTTAAAAAAAGAGGTTTCAAAAAGAAGTTTAAAGTTGTTTTCTCAGGAGAAAATCCAAACTGTATAGAGAAAGGTAGCTTTGAAGCAGTTACTGGTTCATTTGGCTTTATGATGGCTGCAATTACCATAAATAAGTTACTAAGCAGGGACAAGTAAAGTAATATTTTAGTAATATTCTAAAGTTTATTGTAAGAAAAAAACGTATATAATCTAGTATATTAGTCAAAAAGGGCATACATGAGTGGTATCAATAGTGTTGAACAAATGACACAAGGACATTTAAGAAATGTACAGCAACTAGCTGTTTTCTATACTGGTCATAATAATATTTACGCAATTAATATTGCAAAAGTTAAAGCATTTGTTATTGCAGAAGAAGTAACTATCAACGATACTCCTGCAGATAGTGATGTTGTTGCTGGTATTGCGACAATTAGAGGGGAACCTGTTACATTAATCAACCTTGATGCTTGGCTTGGTATTCCAAAGTTAAAGCAAGAAGAATACAAGTTAATTATCTATTGTGAATTCAATCACAAAAAAGTAGGTTTCTTAATTAAAGACATGCTGGATATTGTTGAAAAAACAACTGATGAATTAAGACATACAGAAGAAACAAACTCTAAAGTTACATATACAACTTATGTAAAAGTAAATGAAAAAGATGAGTTATGTACTGTATTTAATGCTGAACAATTATTACAAGACTTAGGTTGGGTTGAAGATGGAGAAGATACATTAAATAAATATGTAGAATCTAAATTCAATACAAATAAAATTGTATTAGCAGCTGAAGATTCAGGTGTTGCAAGAGAAGTATTAACTAAATTCTTCAAAAAAGCAGGAATCAATTATGAGATTTATAATAATGGAGCACTACTATTAGACAGACTTGAAGAGATTGATCCTTCATCAGTAGCACTTATTATTACTGATATTGAGATGCCTGAAACTGATGGTTTCCAAGTTGCATCTTTTGTGAAACAAAATAGTAAATACTCTGAGATTCCAATTATTGTAAACTCATCTATGACTACAGATGCAGTAAAAAACAAAATGAATAGTATTGGAGTTGATGGATTTATTGGAAAAACTGATATCCAAGCTCTATATGAAGCTGCAAAGAAGCACTTATCTTTCTAAATAAAAAAGACTAAATTTAGTCTTTTTTATTCTCTTTTCTTTTAATTATTTTCCTTGACTTTCTAGCCAATTTTTAAAATCATCTATTTGATTCTGAGTTTGTTTTGTTGATGTTCCACCTAATGAAGTTCTAGCATTCATAGAGTTTCTTAAATCTAAATACATAATAATCTCTTCATTAATATCTTTTAACTCTTCACTTGAACTTCTAATTTCATCAATTGTAAGTTCAGAGATATCTTTGTTTAAAGAGTTTGCTTTTGCCACAACATCTTTTGTAATATAATAAGCAGTTCTAAATGGCATATTTTGTTTTTGTACTAAATAATCAGCTAAATCAGTAGCACTTAAGTGCCCTATTTTACAAGCACCTTCCATTTTATCTACATTTACAATCATAGTTTTGATAACTTCATTTAAAATAGATATTGAAATTTCAACTGTTTTAACAGAATCAAAAACACCCTCTTTATCTTCTTGAGTATCTTTGTTATAGGCTAATGGTAAACCTTTCATAACTGTTAAAAGTGAAATTAAATTTCCATATACACGTCCAGTTTTCCCTCTTAAAAGTTCTGGTACATCTGGGTTTTTCTTTTGAGGCATAATAGATGAAGTTGTAGCATACTCATCACTCATTCTTACAAATTGGAACTCATAAGAAGACCAAGTAATTAACTCTTCAGAAATTCTTGAAATATGCATCATACAAGTAGAGATATTAAACAGAATTTCTAATGCAAAATCTCTATCTGAAACTGTATCCATTGCATGAGAAG
Encoded proteins:
- the uvrB gene encoding excinuclease ABC subunit UvrB, translated to MAQFKVNSEYEPAGDQPVAIDAISKSILDGNRYTTLEGVTGSGKTYTMAKVIEKTQKPTLIMTHNKTLAAQLYSEFRQFFPNNHVEYFISYYDYYQPEAYIPRTDLFIEKDSSINSELERLRLSATASLLSFDDVIVIASVSANYGLGNPNEYKAMVQRIEVGFEYSQREFLLKLVEMGYKRNDSFFDRADFRVNGDVIDIYPAYFEDEYIRVEFFGDEVESITKHEYLTNEKTKSLEEAIIYSVNPFVVTSENLGKAVKQIEEELDERLDYFTKEDKLVEYQRLKQRVEFDLEMIEGTGMCKGIENYARHLTGLKPGQTPYSLMDYFEQIGKDFLLIVDESHVSLPQFRGMHAADRSRKEVLVDYGFRLPSALDNRPLKFDEFINKASSYLFVSATPAELEIEKSDVVAKQIIRPTGLLDPIIQIEDSEYQVEKLHDEIKKTVEKDERVLVTVLTKKMAEELTSYYSDLGIKVKYMHSDIDAIERNQIIRELRVGEFDVLVGINLLREGLDIPETSLVAILDADKEGFLRSRTSLVQTMGRAARNQNGRVILFAKKITDSMKYAIDLTNERRAIQEEFNKKHGITPKTTKRSIDENLKLEEYDDVAWKKEKLQKMPAAERKKILIELNKQMQKAAKDLNFEEAIRLRDEIEKLKKA
- a CDS encoding UDP-2,3-diacylglucosamine diphosphatase, with the protein product MFHSIKKDSIFIADSHFNEKNQELLTLLEKIANKQLNPSQLFLMGDIIDFISGESKYFIKTNKKVVDLINQISNSIEVFYLEGNHDYNLQNIFPNVKVFKRENQPVNFIFEDKTIAMSHGDIFTPWHYNLYCTIIRNKPLLVFLNLIDFANVISKKIESSLLKKNICGVIDDFDSFAKKRLSNYKTDLVVEGHFHQGKTFKSEKQTYINIPSLCCSKQYVLFDGEFAGVNI
- the greA gene encoding transcription elongation factor GreA, giving the protein MDKEPMTRVGYEKITGELDFLKNKERPETVIALDEARQLGDLKENAEYHAAKDKLAIIDSQIGELGSIISKAVIIDPETLPHDRVSFGSTVELVDVETDEEFTYAIVGGIESNAEKGLISFNSPLAKQLLGKQEGDELTATLPGGETSFEILSVGYKELEL
- a CDS encoding chemotaxis protein CheV; translation: MSGINSVEQMTQGHLRNVQQLAVFYTGHNNIYAINIAKVKAFVIAEEVTINDTPADSDVVAGIATIRGEPVTLINLDAWLGIPKLKQEEYKLIIYCEFNHKKVGFLIKDMLDIVEKTTDELRHTEETNSKVTYTTYVKVNEKDELCTVFNAEQLLQDLGWVEDGEDTLNKYVESKFNTNKIVLAAEDSGVAREVLTKFFKKAGINYEIYNNGALLLDRLEEIDPSSVALIITDIEMPETDGFQVASFVKQNSKYSEIPIIVNSSMTTDAVKNKMNSIGVDGFIGKTDIQALYEAAKKHLSF
- the argH gene encoding argininosuccinate lyase, which translates into the protein MSNQNNQILKNTNAQILDEFNASIMFDKELYSQDIRGSIAHSQMLCEQGVLTKEEQEAIEQGLLQVKKEIESGDFEFTLATEDIHMAVESRLTEIIGEPGKKLHTARSRNDQVATDFRLYVQEKSLSIKAQLKELVDTFVNVANKHTETLIPGMTHLQHAQPLNFGYHMLAYANMFKRDFQRFESSYERNNYSPLGSAALAGTPHNIDRNSTCEKLGFTAPTSHAMDTVSDRDFALEILFNISTCMMHISRISEELITWSSYEFQFVRMSDEYATTSSIMPQKKNPDVPELLRGKTGRVYGNLISLLTVMKGLPLAYNKDTQEDKEGVFDSVKTVEISISILNEVIKTMIVNVDKMEGACKIGHLSATDLADYLVQKQNMPFRTAYYITKDVVAKANSLNKDISELTIDEIRSSSEELKDINEEIIMYLDLRNSMNARTSLGGTSTKQTQNQIDDFKNWLESQGK
- a CDS encoding ThiF family adenylyltransferase, yielding MQEYDRTIKLFGEENFEKIKNAKVILLGVGGVGSFALDSLYNTGLTNITIVDFDTYEESNMNRQLGSHGNVGRVKVDALKERYPKVEAIHAKITPEWIDNFDFSSYDYILDAIDDVAPKVHLIQRYFTKIISTSGGAKRFDPSKIEYKSIWDTYNDPFIRKIRTELKKRGFKKKFKVVFSGENPNCIEKGSFEAVTGSFGFMMAAITINKLLSRDK
- the argC gene encoding N-acetyl-gamma-glutamyl-phosphate reductase, with translation MNVAIIGASGYTGLELIKILINHPTFNISYIANSTGEQNVQELHPCLKDIIDVEVSKADANEVAKVADLAFLALPHKTSMSFAKELLELGVKVVDLSADYRLELETYEEHYCPHEDKEHIKDAVYGLPEYYKEELKSSQLVANPGCFPTAALLALFPFIDYIDTNAQIFIDAKTGMSGAGKGLKEVTHFGHLNENCHAYNPFKHRHMPEIQEKVKIVKGVDCQINFVPHLLPITRGMLVSVFATLKEDVDVNKVLEEAYKDSPFVRVRNTPVDLKSTAGTNFCDIFVETNGKALFVNSSIDNLLRGASSQAVVNANLMCGLDEEEGIPKIAYVP